One Malania oleifera isolate guangnan ecotype guangnan chromosome 9, ASM2987363v1, whole genome shotgun sequence DNA segment encodes these proteins:
- the LOC131163324 gene encoding protein NRT1/ PTR FAMILY 4.3 — protein MESGNREGNEKGMMKAMSHVDGDQSSSTVDWRGRPSNPAKHGGMRAAVFVLGLQGFEIMGIAAVGNNLITYVINEMHIPLPTAANIVTNFVGTIFILALLGGFLSDSYLGCFWTILLFGFLELSGFILLSVQAHVPRLKPPPCNMAAHNGEMCEEAKGVKALIFYVALYLVALGSGCVKPNMIAHGADQFDQHNPKQYKILSTYFNFAYFAFSLGELVALTLLVWVQTHSGMDVGFGVSAAAMAMGLITVVSGLLLYRNKRPGGTIFTPIVQVFVAAVSKRKLAHPSDPQMLHGSQIDGLTNSTSFSEDAAQLLHTDKFRFLDKACIKTQQDESPWRLCTVSQVEQVKILISALPIFACTIVFNTILAQLQTFSVQQGTAMNTQLTKSFHIPPASLQSIPYIILILAVPLYDKLFVPFARKITGNESGISPLQRIGFGLFFVTFSMVSAALMERKRRDSAVDTANPRIISIFWISPQFLIFGLSEMFTAVGLIEFFYKQSLKGMQSFLMAITYCSYSFGFFLSSVLVSLVNKITSSSSNGGWLRHNDLNLDRLDLFYWLLAVLSFLNFLNYLFWSTWYSYNPSVSVNPHNDVAEKDGHDQDFNVPSA, from the exons ATGGAGAGTGGGAATAGAGAAGGGAATGAGAAAGGAATGATGAAGGCCATGTCGCATGTTGATGGAGATCAGAGCAGCAGTACAGTGGATTGGAGAGGAAGACCTTCTAACCCCGCAAAGCATGGTGGGATGAGAGCTGCTGTCTTTGTTCTTG GGCTtcaaggatttgaaataatgggAATAGCAGCGGTGGGGAACAACCTAATAACGTACGTGATAAATGAGATGCACATCCCACTCCCCACCGCCGCCAACATAGTCACCAACTTTGTGGGCACAATCTTCATCCTCGCCCTCCTCGGCGGCTTCCTCTCTGACTCCTACCTCGGCTGTTTCTGGACCATCCTCCTCTTTGGCTTCCTCGAACTCTCT GGGTTCATACTACTTTCAGTGCAGGCGCATGTCCCACGGCTAAAGCCACCGCCGTGCAACATGGCGGCGCATAACGGGGAGATGTGCGAGGAGGCGAAGGGCGTGAAGGCATTAATCTTCTATGTGGCGCTGTACTTGGTGGCGTTGGGCAGTGGGTGCGTCAAACCCAACATGATAGCTCATGGGGCTGACCAGTTCGACCAACACAATCCCAAGCAGTACAAGATCCTCTCGACCTACTTCAACTTCGCCTACTTCGCCTTCTCTCTTGGGGAGCTCGTTGCCCTAACCCTACTGGTTTGGGTCCAGACTCATTCGGGCATGGACGTTGGCTTTGGCGTCTCAGCCGCTGCCATGGCCATGGGACTCATCACTGTGGTTTCAGGCTTGCTTCTTTACAGGAACAAGCGCCCTGGAGGAACCATCTTCACTCCTATTGTTCAA GTCTTCGTAGCGGCGGTTTCAAAGAGAAAACTAGCGCACCCATCTGATCCACAAATGCTTCATGGGAGCCAAATCGATGGGCTGACCAACAGCACTTCCTTTTCTGAAGATGCTGCCCAGCTTCTTCACACCGATAAGTTCAG GTTTTTGGACAAGGCCTGCATTAAAACTCAACAAGATGAAAGCCCATGGAGGCTGTGCACAGTGAGCCAAGTGGAGCAAGTGAAGATCCTCATCTCTGCTCTCCCCATTTTCGCCTGCACCATCGTCTTCAACACCATTTTAGCTCAGCTGCAGACCTTCTCCGTCCAACAAGGAACCGCCATGAACACCCAGCTCACCAAATCCTTCCACATCCCTCCTGCTTCCCTCCAATCCATCCCTTACATCATACTCATCTTGGCCGTCCCTCTCTATGACAAGTTATTTGTCCCCTTCGCCCGCAAAATCACGGGCAACGAGTCCGGGATCTCCCCCTTGCAGCGAATAGGTTTTGGTCTCTTCTTCGTGACCTTTTCCATGGTCTCCGCTGCCCTCAtggagagaaagaggagagactCCGCAGTCGACACTGCAAACCCAAGAATCATTTCTATCTTTTGGATATCGCCGCAGTTCCTAATCTTCGGATTGTCCGAGATGTTCACCGCGGTTGGACTCATTGAGTTCTTCTACAAGCAGTCCTTGAAGGGGATGCAGTCCTTTCTGATGGCCATCACGTATTGCTCCTACTCTTTCGGGTTCTTCCTCAGCTCGGTGCTCGTATCGCTGGTCAATAAGATCACTTCCTCGAGCTCTAATGGCGGCTGGCTCAGACACAACGATCTCAATCTCGACAGGCTTGATCTTTTCTATTGGCTGCTAGCAGTTCTCAGCTTTCTCAACTTCCTCAACTACCTCTTCTGGTCTACTTGGTATTCTTACAATCCATCTGTGTCCGTTAATCCACATAATGATGTTGCTGAGAAGGATGGTCATGATCAGGACTTCAACGTGCCATCAGCATAG